Part of the Geodermatophilus obscurus DSM 43160 genome is shown below.
TCGAACAGCGCCGTCCCGGAGCTCAGCGTGCGACGGAACGCCTCCTCCTCGGCGTAGGCGACGCTCGAGATGCGGGCGAAGTCGGTCTCCAGCTCCGGGTAGCTGGCCTTCATCGCGTCCCTGGACACCGGCAGCAGCGCGGGCAGGGTGGCCTCGTCGACGCCGAGCAGCTTCATCGAGCGGACGGCGCGGCGCAGCAGCCGGCGCAGGATGTAGCCGCGGCCCTCGTTGCCGGGGGTCACGCCGTCGCCGATGAGCATCAGCCCGCTGCGCACGTGGTCGGCGACGACCCGCAGCCGGACATCGTCGTCGTGCTTCGCGCCGTAGGTGACCCCGGCGATCTCGGCGGCCCGGTGCAGCACCGGCGCGACCTCGTCGATCTCGTAGAGGTTGTCGACGCCCTGCAGCAGGTAGGCCACCCGCTCCAGGCCCATGCCGGTGTCGATGTTCTTCTTCGGCAGCTCGCCGACGATCCGGAAGTCCTCCTTGCTCCGTACGTCGGTGAGCTCGTACTGCATGAAGACGAGGTTCCAGATCTCCAGGAACCGGTCTCCGGCCGTGTCGACCAGCGGGCCGCCGTCGGGACCGAACTGGGGGCCCCGGTCGTAGTAAATCTCGCTGCAGGGGCCGCCCGGGCCTGGCTGGCCGGTGTGCCAGTAGTTGTCCTTCTTGCCCAGCCGCTGGATGCGCTCGACCGGCAGTCCGGCGATCCGGTGCCACGCTTCGGCGGCCTCGTCGTCGTCCAGGTAGACGGTGACCCAGATCCTCTCCGGGTCGAAGCCGAGCCCACCGTCGTCCACCGAGCCGGTGACGAGCTCCCAGGCGTGCTGGATCGCCCCCTCCTTGAAGTAGTCGCCGAAGGAGAAGTTGCCGTTCATCTGGAAGAACGTGCCGTGGCGGGTGGTCTTGCCCACCTCCTCGATGTCGAGGGTGCGCACGCACTTCTGCACGCTGGTCGCCCGCGGGTAGGGCGCCGGCTCCCGGCCGGTCAGGTACGGGATGAACGGCACCATGCCGGCCACGGTGAACAGCAGGGACGGGTCCGGGGAGACCAACGAGGCACTGGGGACGACGGTGTGCCCGCGGCTGGCGAAGTGCTCCAGGAAACGGCGGCGGATCTCGGCGGTCTGCATGTCCTACTCGGTCTGGGAGGCGCGGCCGGCCGGGGTGCGGCAGCCCGCGGGGAGGGGACTCAGCGGTCGGTCGCGTGCCGGCCGGGCAGCTGGGCCTGACCGGCCTCGGGCAGCGGGGCGTCCAGGCCGGTGCCGGCGCGGAGCTCCACCTCCCGCTCGGCCATCGCCGCGCGCACGTCGGCCCCGAAGTCGCCGATGGCGTCGGCCAGGTCGCGCAGGCCCTCGGCGATCGAGCCGCCGATGCCGGCGGGGGTCATCTTCTCCGCCGCGGCGGACAGCTTGCGGACGACGAGCACGCCGATGGTGACGCCCATCGCCAGCCAGAACAGCCGGCGCATCAGGCGGCCCGCCGGGCGGCACGGCGCGAGCGGCGCTCGGCCTTGTCACGGGCGGCGGCGTCGGCGAGCGCCTGGCCCTCGCGCTTCTTGCGGGCGGCGCTGCGCACGCCGTAGCTGAACGCGGCCACCTTGATCAGCGGGCTGCCGAGGGTGGCGGCGACGACGCTGGTGAGGGCGGCGACGTTGCTCGACACGTTGGCGGCGTTGCCGGTGATGTCGTCGACCCGCTCGAGGTTGCTGTTGACGTGCGCGACCGTCGTCGACGCCTGGCTCAGGATCGGGCCGCTCTGCTCCCGCGCCTGCCGGATGGTCAGCGTCGCCTCGTCCAGCGTGCGACCCAGCTTGAGGATCGGGACGGCGAGCAGCACCACCAGCAGCACCAGCGCCAGCGCTGCGATCAGTCCGGCCCACTCTCCTGCGGACACCCGGTCCTCCTGGTTCTTCGGCCGTGCTTCTCGGCGATGTGGTTGCTCCGGCGTCCGGGTCCGCCCCGCCGGCGCCGCCGGCGGGCGTCGGCCCGGCGTGGTCACAGTAGTCGGGGGCCCCGGCGCCCGTCCGTGCCCCGCCGGGGGCTCAGCGGCCGCGCCGGACGACGACCCCGGTCAGGCTCCGCGACCGCGCCGGACGATGGCGCGGAGCTTGGCCAGGCGCGCGCCGATGGTGGCCTCGGCGCCGCGGTTCGTGGGCCGGTAGTAGTCCTTGCCCACCAGGGCGTCCGGCGGGTACTGCTGCGGCACCACGCCGTCGGGGTGTGCGTGCGGGTAGACGTAGGTCCCGCCGTGGCCCAGCTTCTTCGCGCCGGCGTAGTGCGCGTCGCGCAGCCCCGGTGGCACCGGCCCGGCGAGCCCCGCGCGCACGTCGGCGACGGACTCGCCCATGCCCACGGTGACGGCGTTGGACTTCGGCGCCGTGGCCAGGTGGACGACGGCCTGGGCCAGCGGGAAGTGGCCCTCCGGCATGCCGATGAAGGCCACCGCATCCGCGGCGGCGACCGCGGTGAGCAGCGCCGTCGGGTCGGCCATGCCGATGTCCTCGCTGGCGGAGATGACCAGCCGGCGGGCGATGAACCTCGGGTCCTCGCCCGCCTCCACCATGCGGGCCAGGTAGTGCAGCGCGGCGTCGACGTCGCTGCCGCGGATCGACTTGATGAGCGCGCTCGCGACGTCGTAGTGCTGGTCGCCCTGCCGGTCGTAGCGCACCGCGGCCTGCGCCACCGCCGTCTCCAGGGTGGCGAGGTCGATCTCGGTCAGCCCGGCCGCCAGTGCGGCTCCGGCGCCGGACTCCAGCGCAGTGAGCGCCTTGCGCCCGTCGCCGCCGGCGATGCGGACCAGGTGCTCCTCGGCCTCCGGGCTCAGCGTCACCGCGCCGTCGAGGCCGCGGTCGCTGGTGAGTGCGCGGCGCAGCAGGCTGCGGACGTCGTCGTCCGACAGCGGCTGCAGGGCCAGCACCAGGCTGCGGGACAGCAGCGGGCTCACCACGGAGAAGAAGGGGTTCTCGGTGGTCGCGGCGATGAGGCTGACGATCCGGTCCTCGACCGCCGAGAGCAGGCTGTCCTGCTGGGTCTTGGAGAAGCGGTGCACCTCGTCGATGAACAGCACGGTGCGCCGGCCGGCATAGGTCAGCTCGCGCTTGGCGCTCGCGATGACCGCGCGCACCTCCTTGACCCCGGCGTCGAGGGCCGACAGCTGCACGAACTGCCGCTTGGTGGCCAGCGAGATGACGTGCGCCAGCGTCGTCTTGCCGGTGCCCGGCGGGCCGTAGAGGACCAGCGACATCGGCTCGTCGGCCTCGACCAGGCGGCGCAGCGGCGCACGGGGGCCCAGCAGGTGGGACTGGCCGACGACCTCGTCCAGCGACCGCGGCCGCATGCGGACGGCGAGCGGCGCGCCCGGGTCGACGCCGGAGGCCTCCTGCGCCGGCTCGTCGAACAGCGAACTCACGGGTGGGAACGCTACCCGCGGGGCACGACAGCCTCCGTGCAGCAGCGACGCATCGGAGACCGGACCGTCAGTGCCATCGGGCTCGGGGCGATGCCCCTGTCGACCAAGGACGACCGGCCCGCACCGGAGGACGCGCAGGCGGTGGTGCACGCCGCGCTCGACGCCGGCGTGACCCTGATCGACACCGCCGACGCCTACGCGCGCGACGAGGCGGAGTTCGGCCACAACGAGTCCCTGGTGGCCGCGGCGCTGGCGTCCTACGGCGGCGACACGTCGTCGGTGCTCGTCGCGACCAAGGGCGGGCACACCCGGCGCGGCACCGACTGGGAGCTCGACGGCTCGCCCGCCCACCTGCGCAAGGCGTGCGAGGACTCGCTGCGCCGGCTGGGCGTCGACGCGATCGGGCTCTACCAGTACCACCGGCCGGACCCGGAGACGCCCTGGGAGGAGTCGATGGGCGCGCTGCGGCAGCTGGCCGACGACGGGCTGGTGCGCATGGTCGGCATCTCCAACGCCGACATCGCCCAGATCGACGTCGCCCGCTCGATCGTCGGCCCGTCGCTGGCGAGCGTGCAGAACCAGTTCTCCCCCGGCTGGCGGTTCTCCGCCGACGAGCTGGCCCACTGCGCGGCGCACGGGCTGGCGTTCATCCCCTGGAGCCCGTTCGGCGGGGTGACGGCGGCCGGCTCGCTGTCGTCGACCGCGCCGGCGTTTGCGGAGGTCGCCGGGGAACTGGGCGTCTCGGTGTACCGGGTGACGCTGGCCTGGCACCTGGCGCAGTCCGACGTCGTCGTCCCGATCCCGGGCGCCTCGCGGCCGTCGTCCATCCAGGACTCCGCGGCCGCCGCGAACCTGCAGCTGACTCCCGAGCAGCTCACCCGCCTGTCCGCTTGACGCTCCGCGGGCGTGTCGTGGGCCGAGTGAGCACCTGCGGTCGCCGACACGCGCGGGCACGCTACCGTCAGCGACCCCCACTGCTCACTCGGCGCCGTCCACAGCGGGTGCACCCGTCCACCGATGCGGCTGAGGCCGCCTGCGCGGCCCCTGCCGCGACGACGGTCGCGGCATGGTCGACTCCGAGCTGGGACCCACCTACACCTGGCAGGACGCCCGGGACGCCGGGCTCACCCGTGCACAGCGCAGGGAAGACGGCGTGCGGGTCAGCCGCGGCGCCTACGTGTCCCGGGCCGTCCCGCTCTCGGTCCACGCCGCGTGCTGCGCCGTCCTGCCGGTTCTGCCCACCGGCGCTGTGGCCTCGCACCGGACTGCTGCGGCGCTGCTCGGCGCGCCCGTACCGCACGGCTGGCCGCTGGAGGTGAGCGTGCCGCCGGGCACCTACCGACCACGCCGCCGCCGGATCCGGGTGCACGTCCGCGACCTCCTGGACGAGGACGCGATCCACCACCGTGGTCTCCCGGTCACCAGCGGGCCGCAGACGTGGCTCGACCTCGCGGCCGTCCTGCCACCGCCCGAGCTGGTGGCGGTGGGCGATCCCCTCTTCCGGGCCGGGCACCTCGACCAGCACTCGATGTCCGGGCGTCTCACGCGGGTGGACGGCGTGCGCGGCGTCGTCCGGGCGCGGCAGTGGGCGCCGCTGCTGTCCCCGCTGGCGATGTCACGACCCGAGAGCCTGGTCCGCTGCGTGCTCATCGAGGCCGGCCTCCCCCACTCTCGACCTCAGGTGGAGATCAGGAGTCCCGACGGCCGGGTCGTCGCGCACAGCGACCTCGGCTGGCCGGAGTGGCGGGTGGCCGTCGAGTACGGGGGGCGCCAGCACGCGGAGCGCGGACAGTTCGGCAGGGACCTCGACCGGTACTCGCTGATGGCTGCCGACGGCTGGCTCACGATCCGGTACGGCGCCCACCACCTCCGCCGGCCGGAGGTCGTCGTGGAGCGGGCGGCCCGGGCGCTGCGGAGTCGTGGGGCGGTCTGGTGAGCCGAGCGAGCAGTTGCGGTCGCCGACACTCGCCGACACGCCGCGGTGGGGCGACCGCAACTGCTCAGTTGCGCGGCAGGAACGACCTCAGCGGGTCGGGTCGGTCGGCCCGGGCGCGCCCGGCTCCCCGGGGAGGGCCGGCTCCTCGGGCTTCGCGTCGATGCCGGCCTCCTTGCGCTGCGCCTCGGTGATCGGCGTCGGCGCACCGGTCAGCGGGTCGAAGCCGGCGCCGGTCTTCGGGAAGGCGATGACCTCGCGGATCGACTCCACCCCGGCCAGCAGCGCGCAGGTGCGGTCCCAGCCGATCGCGGCGCCCGCGTGCGGGGGCGGGCCGTAGGCGAAGGCCTCGAGGAAGAAGCCGAACCGCTCGCGGGCCTCCTCGCGGGACATCCCGAGGGTCTCGAACACCCGCTCCTGCAGGTCCGGGTCGGCGATGCGGACCGAGCCGCTGGCCAGCTCGTTGCCGTTGCAGACCAGGTCGTAGGCGTCGGACAGCGCGGCGCCCTTGTCCTCGGCGAAGCGGTCCCGCCACTCGGAGGTGGGCGAGGTGAACGGGTGGTGCATGAAGGTCCACTCGCCGTCCTCGGTCTCCTCGAACATCGGGAAGTCGACGACGAAGAGGAACGACCAGGAGCCCGGCTCGATCAGCTCCAGCCGGCGGGCGATCTCGTTGCGCGCCGCACCGAGCAGCTCCTGCGCCTGCCGGCGCGCGCCCGCGGCGAAGAACACGCAGTCGCCCGGCTGCGCCCCGACCGCCTCGACCAGCCCGGAACGCTCCGCCTCGGAGATGTTCTTGGCGACCGGGCCGCCCAGCGTGCCGTCCTCGGCGATCGTCACGTAGGCCAGGCCCCGGTGCCCGCGGGACTTCGCCCAGTCCTGCCACGCGTCGAACGCCCGCCGCGGCTGCGACCCGCCGGCGGGCATCACGATCGCGCCGACGTAGGGCGTCTGGAACACCCGGAACGGGGTCTCGGCGAAGTAGGAGGTGAGCTCGGTCAGCTCGATGCCGAACCGCAGGTCGGGCTTGTCCGAGCCGAAGCGGTCCATCGCCTCGCGGTAGCTCATCCGCGGGATCTCGGGGACCTCGTAGGCGGCCAGCTCGCGCCACAGCGCACGGACGACGTCCTCCACGACCGCCAGGACGTCGTCGCGGTCGACGAAGCTCATCTCGAAGTCCAGTTGGGTGAACTCCGGCTGCCGGTCGGCACGGAAGTCCTCGTCCCGGAAGCAGCGGGCGATCTGGTAGTAGCGCTCCAGGCCACCGATCATCAGCAGCTGCTTGAACAGCTGCGGGGACTGCGGCAGCGCGTACCACTTGCCCGGCTGCAGCCGCACCGGGACGACGAAGTCGCGGGCGCCCTCCGGCGTCGAGCGGGTCAGGTCCGGCGTCTCGACCTCGACGAAGCCGTGCTGGGCCATGACCCCGCGGGCGACCCGGTTGACCTCCGAGCGCAGCCGCAGCACCCGGGCCGGGCCCTGCCGGCGCAGGTCGAGGTAGCGGTACCTGTACCGGACGTCGTCCGAGGCGGCCTGGTCGGTCTCGATGGGGAACGGCAGCGGCGCCGCGGACGACAGCACCCGGAGCTCGGCCGCGGCCACCTCGATCTCACCGGTCGGCAGCTCCGGGTTCTCGTTGCCCTCCGGACGGCGTCGCACCTCGCCGGTGACCAGCACGCAGAACTCGTTGCGGAGGGCGTGCGCCTCCTCCTCGCGGACGACGACCTGGACGTAGCCCGAGGCGTCGCGCAGGTCGACGAAGACGACGCCGCCGTGGTCGCGGCGGCGGGCCACCCAGCCGGCGAGGGTGACGGGGGAACCGGCGTCGGACGCGCGCAGCGTTCCGGCGTCGTGGGTGCGGAGCACTAGACGGCCTTTCGGGTGGAAGTCACCAGCGGTCGTGGACGTGGGCGCGGATGCGCTCGTCGTAGACGCGCTCGAGGTCGGAGAGCTGGGCGTCGGTGAGCGGGGGCAGCTCGGCGGCGGCGACGTTCCCGCGGACCTGCTCGACGGTCCGCGCGCCGGGGATCACCGTGGTGACGCCCGGCTGGTCGATCACCCAGCGCAGCGCGAACGCCGCCGTGGGCGCGTCCCCGGCGATCGCGGCGACCTCGCGGGCGGCGGCCACGCCCACCTCGAACGGCACACCGGAGAAGGTCTCACCGACGTCGAAGGCCTCGCCGTTGCGGTTGAAGTTCCGGTGGTCGTCGGGTGCGAACGTCGTCGACTCGTCGTACTTGCCGGTCAGCAGGCCGCTGGCCAGCGGCACCCGGGCGAGGACGCCGACGCCGGCCTTGGCGGCCGCGGGCAGCAGTTCCTCCAGCGGCTTGCGCCGGAAGACGTTGAGGATCACCTGGATGGTCTGCACGCCGGGGTGCTCCAGCGCGGTCATCCCCTCGGCGACGGTCTCCACGGACACGCCGTAGGCGGCGATCGCACCGTCGGCCACCATCGCGTCGAGCGCGTCGTACACCCGGTGGTCGCTGTATACCGCCGGCGGCGGGCAGTGCAGCTGCACCAGGTCGAGGGTCTCGACGCCCAGGTTGCGGCGTGAGCGGTCGATCCAGGCCCGCAGGTTCTCGGGTGTGTACTGCGCCGCCTCGAACGGATCGGCGCGGCGGCCGGCCTTGGTGGCGACGAACGGACGGTCCGGGCGGGCCACCAGCGCCTGGCGGATGCGCTCCTCCGAGCGGCCGTCGCCGTAGACGTCGGCGGTGTCGAGCAGGGTGACCCCGGCGTCGAGCGCGGCGTCGAGGACCTCGGCCGCGCTGTCGTCGTCGACGTCCCCCCAGTCACCGCCCAGCTGCCAGGTGCCCAGGCCGACGACGCTGACGTCGGCACCCGTCCGGCCCAGTGGCCGCTGCTCCATGGAAGTCACTCCCCCACGCTCGCACGCACCGCGTCGAACAGCTCGCCCACGGGGACGGGGCGCTGCTCGCCGGTGCGCATGTCCTTGAGCTGGCCGACGCCCTCGGCCAGGTCCCGTTCGCCGATGACGACGACGTGCGAGGCGCCCGACCGGTCGGCGGCCTTCATCGCGCCCTTGAGCCCGCGCCCGCCGTAGACGGTGTCCGCGGAGACGCCGGCCTCGCGCAGCTGCCCGACCAGGCGCACCGCCAGCCGCTTGGCCTCCTCGCCCAGCGGGACGACGAACGCCTGCACGCCCGTCGCCGTCCCGACGTCGAGGCCCTCGGCCTGGACCGCCAACAGGGTGCGGTCGACGCCGACGGCGTAGCCGATGCCGGAGACGTCCGGGCCGCCGAGCGCGGCCGACAGGCCGTCGTAGCGCCCGCCGCCACCGATCGCCGACTGCGCGCCGAGCCCGTGGTGCACGAACTCGAACGTCGTCTTCGTGTAGTAGTCCAGCCCCCGCACCAGCCGCGGCGCCTCGGTCCAGGTCACGCCGAGGTCGGTCAGGTGCTGGCGGACGGCGTCGTAGTGCGCCCTGGTGGAGTCCGAGAGGTGGTCGACCATCAGCGGCGCGTCGTCCAGCTGCGCCTGGACCTCCGGCCGTTTGTCGTCGAGCACCCGCAGCGGGTTGATCGCCGCGCGCCGCCGGGTCTCCTCGTCCAGGTCCAGCTTGTCCAGGTAGGTGACGAGCTGTTCGCGGTACTGCGGGCGGCAGGTCGCGTCGCCCAGCGAGGTCAGCAGCAGCTCGAAGTCGGTGAGCCCCAGGTCGCGGAAGCCCTGCACGCCCAGCGCCACCACCTCGGCGTCCAGCGCCGGGTCGTCGACGCCGAGCGCCTCCATGTCGACCTGGGTGAAGTGGCGGTAGCGGCCGGCCTGCGGGCGCTCGTAGCGGAACGCCGAGCCGACCGTCCACAGCTTCACCGGCAGCGCGCCGGTGTGCAGGCGGTGCTCGATGAAGGCCCGCATCAGCCCGGCGGTGAGCTCCGGGCGCAGGGTGAGCGACCGGCCGCCGCGGTCGTCGAAGGTGTACATCTCCTTCGTCACGACGTCGGTCGACTCCCCCACGCCGCGGGAGAACACCTCCGTGTGCTCGAACACCGGCGTCTCGACGTAGCCGTAGCCGGCCCGCCGCAGCGGCGCGGTCAGCGTCTCGCGGACGGCGAGGAACCGCTCGGACTCCGGCGGCAGGACGTCGAAGGTGCCCTTCGGGGCGGTCAAGCCGGTCACCATGCCTCCCGTTCGGCTCCGGACACGATCCGCTCCTCGGTCGCTGTCCCCCGCAAGCGGGAGGTGCCCCCAGCACGCGGCGATGCTCCTTCGCCCGTCGCTCTCACAGCCCGCGTCCCTTGGGAGCGCTCGCGGCCTGGGCCAGATAGGGGTTCGTCGCCCGCTCCCGGCCGATCGTGGTGGCGGGGCCGTGCCCGGGCAGCACCACCGTCTCGTCCTCCAGCGGCAGGACGACGTCCTGCAGCGAGCGCAGCATGTCCTCCCACGACCCGCCGGGCAGGTCGACCCGGCCCACCGAGCCGGCGAAGAGCACGTCGCCGGCCAGCAGTCCCGGGGCCCCGTCGAAGTTCCTGCCGAGGTCGAAGGAGAAGACGACCGAGCCCCGGGTGTGCCCCGGCGCGTGCCGCACCGTCAGCTCGACACCGGCCAGCGACAGCACCGCGCCGTCGTCCAGCGGCTTGACGTCGGCGGGGTCGGGCAGCCGGACACCGGTGATCAGCGGGGCCAGCTGCGGGCCGTGCCAGCGCGCGGGGTCGGACAGCATGCCGCTGTCGGC
Proteins encoded:
- a CDS encoding DUF948 domain-containing protein, with protein sequence MSAGEWAGLIAALALVLLVVLLAVPILKLGRTLDEATLTIRQAREQSGPILSQASTTVAHVNSNLERVDDITGNAANVSSNVAALTSVVAATLGSPLIKVAAFSYGVRSAARKKREGQALADAAARDKAERRSRRAARRAA
- a CDS encoding replication-associated recombination protein A — translated: MSSLFDEPAQEASGVDPGAPLAVRMRPRSLDEVVGQSHLLGPRAPLRRLVEADEPMSLVLYGPPGTGKTTLAHVISLATKRQFVQLSALDAGVKEVRAVIASAKRELTYAGRRTVLFIDEVHRFSKTQQDSLLSAVEDRIVSLIAATTENPFFSVVSPLLSRSLVLALQPLSDDDVRSLLRRALTSDRGLDGAVTLSPEAEEHLVRIAGGDGRKALTALESGAGAALAAGLTEIDLATLETAVAQAAVRYDRQGDQHYDVASALIKSIRGSDVDAALHYLARMVEAGEDPRFIARRLVISASEDIGMADPTALLTAVAAADAVAFIGMPEGHFPLAQAVVHLATAPKSNAVTVGMGESVADVRAGLAGPVPPGLRDAHYAGAKKLGHGGTYVYPHAHPDGVVPQQYPPDALVGKDYYRPTNRGAEATIGARLAKLRAIVRRGRGA
- a CDS encoding aldo/keto reductase, with the translated sequence MQQRRIGDRTVSAIGLGAMPLSTKDDRPAPEDAQAVVHAALDAGVTLIDTADAYARDEAEFGHNESLVAAALASYGGDTSSVLVATKGGHTRRGTDWELDGSPAHLRKACEDSLRRLGVDAIGLYQYHRPDPETPWEESMGALRQLADDGLVRMVGISNADIAQIDVARSIVGPSLASVQNQFSPGWRFSADELAHCAAHGLAFIPWSPFGGVTAAGSLSSTAPAFAEVAGELGVSVYRVTLAWHLAQSDVVVPIPGASRPSSIQDSAAAANLQLTPEQLTRLSA
- the aspS gene encoding aspartate--tRNA ligase — its product is MLRTHDAGTLRASDAGSPVTLAGWVARRRDHGGVVFVDLRDASGYVQVVVREEEAHALRNEFCVLVTGEVRRRPEGNENPELPTGEIEVAAAELRVLSSAAPLPFPIETDQAASDDVRYRYRYLDLRRQGPARVLRLRSEVNRVARGVMAQHGFVEVETPDLTRSTPEGARDFVVPVRLQPGKWYALPQSPQLFKQLLMIGGLERYYQIARCFRDEDFRADRQPEFTQLDFEMSFVDRDDVLAVVEDVVRALWRELAAYEVPEIPRMSYREAMDRFGSDKPDLRFGIELTELTSYFAETPFRVFQTPYVGAIVMPAGGSQPRRAFDAWQDWAKSRGHRGLAYVTIAEDGTLGGPVAKNISEAERSGLVEAVGAQPGDCVFFAAGARRQAQELLGAARNEIARRLELIEPGSWSFLFVVDFPMFEETEDGEWTFMHHPFTSPTSEWRDRFAEDKGAALSDAYDLVCNGNELASGSVRIADPDLQERVFETLGMSREEARERFGFFLEAFAYGPPPHAGAAIGWDRTCALLAGVESIREVIAFPKTGAGFDPLTGAPTPITEAQRKEAGIDAKPEEPALPGEPGAPGPTDPTR
- a CDS encoding aldo/keto reductase, coding for MEQRPLGRTGADVSVVGLGTWQLGGDWGDVDDDSAAEVLDAALDAGVTLLDTADVYGDGRSEERIRQALVARPDRPFVATKAGRRADPFEAAQYTPENLRAWIDRSRRNLGVETLDLVQLHCPPPAVYSDHRVYDALDAMVADGAIAAYGVSVETVAEGMTALEHPGVQTIQVILNVFRRKPLEELLPAAAKAGVGVLARVPLASGLLTGKYDESTTFAPDDHRNFNRNGEAFDVGETFSGVPFEVGVAAAREVAAIAGDAPTAAFALRWVIDQPGVTTVIPGARTVEQVRGNVAAAELPPLTDAQLSDLERVYDERIRAHVHDRW
- the hisS gene encoding histidine--tRNA ligase; this translates as MTGLTAPKGTFDVLPPESERFLAVRETLTAPLRRAGYGYVETPVFEHTEVFSRGVGESTDVVTKEMYTFDDRGGRSLTLRPELTAGLMRAFIEHRLHTGALPVKLWTVGSAFRYERPQAGRYRHFTQVDMEALGVDDPALDAEVVALGVQGFRDLGLTDFELLLTSLGDATCRPQYREQLVTYLDKLDLDEETRRRAAINPLRVLDDKRPEVQAQLDDAPLMVDHLSDSTRAHYDAVRQHLTDLGVTWTEAPRLVRGLDYYTKTTFEFVHHGLGAQSAIGGGGRYDGLSAALGGPDVSGIGYAVGVDRTLLAVQAEGLDVGTATGVQAFVVPLGEEAKRLAVRLVGQLREAGVSADTVYGGRGLKGAMKAADRSGASHVVVIGERDLAEGVGQLKDMRTGEQRPVPVGELFDAVRASVGE
- a CDS encoding MBL fold metallo-hydrolase; this encodes MLIRSFPAGAFGTNCYAVAPGPRQECVVVDPGMDAVEPLAGMLADDGLKPVAVVLTHGHLDHTFSVLPVCDGYDIPAYLHPADSGMLSDPARWHGPQLAPLITGVRLPDPADVKPLDDGAVLSLAGVELTVRHAPGHTRGSVVFSFDLGRNFDGAPGLLAGDVLFAGSVGRVDLPGGSWEDMLRSLQDVVLPLEDETVVLPGHGPATTIGRERATNPYLAQAASAPKGRGL